TCCATCACCTCCACGATGCCGGTGGGGTGCGCCAACACCCATTCCACCCGGCCGGGCTCCGGTATCCGGATGTAACCGGTCTCGGCGTGCAGCGGTCGTCCGTCGGCGCGCGACCGCGTGTGCTGGTTATAGGACAGGAACGGTTTCCCGACGTGACCGAAGGTGATCGACTCCTGGTACTCGAACGACGGAATGGTGGGGTACTCGCCCGCGCCGGGGCCGGCCCAGATGCCCAGCAGAGGCTCCAGGACGGTCATCGCGGGATGCAGGTCGACCATGTTCGTCACCCTACGTCGTGATCTACTTGCGCCGATATGAGCCAGCATGATCAGCCCCTCGTCGCGCCCATCGAGCGCCCGCACCCGGCCCGCTCCGACAAGGCCCGCTACCCGGTGACCGGTGTGGCCATCGCCCGCTACGGTGATGTCGACGCCAATGGACACGTGAACAACCTTGCTTTGGAGTCACTGCACGAGACCGCCCGCGCGGAGTTCAACCAGCAGATTTTCCCCGACATCTACCGGCCGGTATCGCGCAGCGTCCGTCTCGTGTCGGCCAGCAACGTCGTGCACTTCCTCAACGAGGTGCACTGGCCGGCCACGATCGAGACCGGGCTGGGTATCGGAAAGCTCGGCCGCACGTCCTATGTGGCGTCCACCGCCCTGTTCATCGGCCAGACCTGCGTCAGCCTGTGCGACACCGTGCTGGTGATGCTCGATGACGACGGGCCCACCCCGATCCCCGACGAGGTGCGCGCGCAGCTCGGCAAGTATCTGTTGGGCTGAGACACCGATGGCCGTGGACCCTTTCGGGTCCACGGCCATGCGCGTGTCCGAGATGCTTACAGCGCGGCGTCGGCCTCGCTGAGGGCGGCATCCAGGATGGCCAGGCCCTCGCGGACCTCGTCATCGGTGATGTTGCAGGCCGGAACGGCGTGGATGCGGTTGAAGTTCGCGAACGGCAGCAGTCCGCCGGACTTGCACGCCGCGATGACCGCGTTCATGGCCGGGCTCGATCCGCCGTAGGGCGCCAACGGTTCCCGCGTCTGCTGATCGGCCACCAGCTCGACGGCCCAGAACACACCGAGGCCGCGCACCTCACCGACACAGCGGTGTTTGGCCGCCAGGTCGCGCAGGCCGGGACCGAGCACATCGGCGCCGATGCGCTTGGCGTTGGCCACCATTGCCTCGTCCTCCATCGTGTTGATGGTCGCGACCGCGGCCGCGCACGCCAGCGGATGGCCGGAGTAGGTCAGCCCACCGGGGTAGGCGCGGTCGGCGAATGTCGCGGCGATCTTCTCGCTGATCGCGACGCCGCCCAGCGGGACGTACCCGGAGGTGACACCCTTGGCGAAGGTGATCAGATCCGGTGTCACGTCGAAGTTCTGGATGGCGAACCACTCGCCGGTACGGCCGAATCCGGCCATCACCTCGTCGGCGATCATGACGATGCCGTACTTGTCACAGATCTCCCGCACGCCGGCCATGTACCCGGGCGGCGGCACCATGATGCCCGCGGTGCCGGGCACCGACTCGAGGATGATCGCGGCGAACGACGTCGCACCCTCGTGCTGGATGAGCCGCTCCAGGTACTCCAGAGCGCGCTCGGATTCCTGCTGCTCGTTCTCGGCGTGGAACGACGAGCGGTACAGGAACGGTCCGTTGAAATGCACGACGCCGGCGCTGGCGTAATCGTTGGGGTAACGACGCGGGTCACCGGTCAGGTTGATGGCCGTGTCGGTGCCGCCGTGGTACGAACGGTAGCGCGACAGCACCTTGTACCGGCCGGTGTGCAGCCGGGCCATCCGCACGGCGTGCTCGACGGCGTCGGCCCCGCCGTTGGTGAAGAAGATCTTGTTGAGATCGCCGGGCGTGCGCTCGGCGATCAGGCGGGCGGCCTCCGAGCGTGCATCGTTGGCGTGCTGCGGGGCGATGGTGCACAGCTTGGCCGCCTGCGCCTGGATGGCCTCGACGACCTTCGGATGCTGATGCCCGATATTGGTGAACACCAGCTGACCCGAGAAGTCGAGCAGCTTGTTGCCCTCGCCGTCCCAGACATAGGAACCCTCGGACGCGACGATCGTCATCGGCTTGATCTGTGCCTGCGCGGACCAGGAGTGGAACACGTGGGCGCGGTCGAGTTCGTAGGTGCGGGCGGCTTCGGCGCGGGCCTCGTCGACGGTCAGACCGTTCGGCAGCGTCGCGATGTCAGGGGTGGTCGTCATAGGTCCATCTTTCACTCAGTGCGGCGGCGGTGGGTAATGGATTCCCGGGCGAGCGTGCGTGGACGTGAGAGCACGGCGTTTCAGGGTGTGGACACGCACGCTCGCCGGGGTGGGGGTCAGGCGTTCTCGGGGAAGCCGAGGTTGATGCCGCCATGGGAGGGGTCCAGCCAGCGGCTGGTGATGGCCTTGGCGCGGGTGAAGAAGTTCACCCCTTCGGTGCCGTGGGCGTGGCTGTCGCCGAACAGCGAGGCTTTCCAGCCGCCGAAGCTGTAGTAGGCCATGGGGACGGGGATGGGGACGTTGATGCCGACCATGCCGACCTCGACCTCGTTCTGGAAGCGCCGGGCGGCGCCGCCGTCGTTGGTGAAGATGGCGGTGCCGTTGCCGTAGGGGTTGGCGTTGATCAGCTCCAGGGCCTGGTCGTAGCTGTCCACCCGCAGTACCGACAGGACGGGGCCGAAGATCTCGTCGGTGTAGACGCTCATGTCGGGGGTGACGTTGTCCAGCAGGGTGGGGCCCAACCAGAAACCATCGGCACCACCGTCGGCGTGGACATTGCGGCCGTCGACGACGACCTTGGCGCCGTCGTTCTCGCCGGCGTCGATATAGGAGGCCACCTTGTCGCGGTGGGCCTTGGTGACCAGGGGGCCCATATCGGAGTCCTTGGTGCCGTCACCGATCTTCAGGCCGGTGGTGCGTTCGGCGATCTTGGCGACCAGGTCGTCGGCGATCGGGCCGACGGCCACGGCGGCCGAGATGGCCATGCAGCGTTCCCCTGCGGAGCCGAAACCGGCGTTGACCATGGCGTCGGCGGCCAGGTCCAGGTCGGCGTCGGGGAGGATGAC
This DNA window, taken from Mycolicibacterium neoaurum, encodes the following:
- a CDS encoding peroxynitrite isomerase → MVDLHPAMTVLEPLLGIWAGPGAGEYPTIPSFEYQESITFGHVGKPFLSYNQHTRSRADGRPLHAETGYIRIPEPGRVEWVLAHPTGIVEVMEGPLQIGDDGALTMTMTSTIGRSSSAKDVSAMARTFTLRGEELSYTVQMAAVGQPLQHHLSAVLRKDAP
- a CDS encoding acyl-CoA thioesterase — protein: MSQHDQPLVAPIERPHPARSDKARYPVTGVAIARYGDVDANGHVNNLALESLHETARAEFNQQIFPDIYRPVSRSVRLVSASNVVHFLNEVHWPATIETGLGIGKLGRTSYVASTALFIGQTCVSLCDTVLVMLDDDGPTPIPDEVRAQLGKYLLG
- a CDS encoding aspartate aminotransferase family protein encodes the protein MTTTPDIATLPNGLTVDEARAEAARTYELDRAHVFHSWSAQAQIKPMTIVASEGSYVWDGEGNKLLDFSGQLVFTNIGHQHPKVVEAIQAQAAKLCTIAPQHANDARSEAARLIAERTPGDLNKIFFTNGGADAVEHAVRMARLHTGRYKVLSRYRSYHGGTDTAINLTGDPRRYPNDYASAGVVHFNGPFLYRSSFHAENEQQESERALEYLERLIQHEGATSFAAIILESVPGTAGIMVPPPGYMAGVREICDKYGIVMIADEVMAGFGRTGEWFAIQNFDVTPDLITFAKGVTSGYVPLGGVAISEKIAATFADRAYPGGLTYSGHPLACAAAVATINTMEDEAMVANAKRIGADVLGPGLRDLAAKHRCVGEVRGLGVFWAVELVADQQTREPLAPYGGSSPAMNAVIAACKSGGLLPFANFNRIHAVPACNITDDEVREGLAILDAALSEADAAL